One genomic region from Cucumis melo cultivar AY chromosome 9, USDA_Cmelo_AY_1.0, whole genome shotgun sequence encodes:
- the INV2 gene encoding acid beta-fructofuranosidase-like (The RefSeq protein has 3 substitutions compared to this genomic sequence) has translation MDSTSSDLIPPPYSALPDRHPSPALPRKSRNFTTTTILISFLLLVSLFALFSYTNTSSPESVKLPENTQSRLARGVAEGVSAKSNPYFSDSVDGSFNWTNAMFSWQRTAFHFQPEGNWMNDPNGPLYHRGWYHLFYQYNPESAVWGNISWGHAVSRDLIHWLYLPYAMVPDQSYDVNGVWTGSATILPDGRIIMLYTGDTIDGVQVQNLAYPANLTDPLLLNWVKYPGNPVLVPPPGIGLKDFRDPTTAWLGPDGKWRITIGSRVGTTLGVSLVYTTNDFIKYELVDRFLHAVPGTGMWECVDFYPVSVDGSKGLDTSENGGGVKHVLKASLDDTKMDHYAIGTYFANNDTWVPDNPEEDVGIGLKYDYGRYYASKTFYDQNKERRILWGWINETDTEANDLAKGWASVQTVPKTVLFDQKTGSNIIQWPVEEVESLRLGSNEFNDVLLVPGSVVELEVGPATQLDILAEFEVEVLGSENGAVSEEGCGGGAAERSSLGPFGVLVLAHQSLSEFTPIYFNVANSSKGSGEAYFCADETRSSKAPDVFKQVYGSKIPVLEGENYSMRVLVDHSIVESFGQGGRRVITSRIYPTEAIYGAAKLFLFNNGTSANVKAAVKVWQLNSAFIQPYF, from the exons ATGGATTCTACTTCTTCAGATCTCATCCCTCCGCCTTACTCCGCCTTGCCGGACCGCCATCCCTCCCCGGCGCTTCCCCGAAAATCCCGCAACTTCACTACAACTACCATTCTCATCTCTTTTCTCCTTCTCGTTTCTTTATTTGCTCTGTTTTCTTACACTAACACCTCATCTCCCGAATCCGTCAAGTTGCCGGAAAACACCCAATCGCGACTAGCGAGAGGAGTCGCTGAGGGCGTTTCCGCCAAATCGAACCCTTATTTTTCCGATTCTGTTGATGGTTCTTTCAATTGGACCAACGCTATGTTCTCTTGGCAACGAACTGCCTTCCATTTTCAACCTGAAGGCAATTGGATGAACG ATCCCAATG GGCCATTATATCACAGGGGTTGGTATCATCTATTTTACCAATATAACCCTGAATCCGCTGTATGGGGCAACATAAGTTGGGGCCACGCCGTTTCAAGAGATCTCATCCATTGGCTCTATCTCCCTTACGCCATGGTCCCAGATCAATCGTACGATGTCAACGGCGTTTGGACCGGGTCCGCCACAATCCTTCCGGACGGTCGGATCATAATGCTCTACACTGGCGATACCATTGATGGAGTGCAGGTCCAAAATCTAGCATACCCTGCCAACCTAACCGATCCCCTCCTCTTAAATTGGGTTAAGTACCCGGGCAACCCGGTCTTGGTTCCCCCACCCGGCATTGGCCTCAAAGACTTCCGCGACCCCACTACGGCCTGGCTCGGCCCCGACGGTAAGTGGCGGATCACCATTGGGTCACGCGTGGGGACAACATTGGGGGTTTCGTTGGTTTATACTACTAATGATTTTATTAAGTACGAGCTTGTGGACCGATTCTTGCACGCGGTCCCGGGTACGGGCATGTGGGAATGCGTTGATTTTTATCCGGTATCGGTTGACGGGTCGAAGGGTTTGGATACGTCGGAGAATGGTGGTGGTGTAAAGCACGTGCTCAAGGCGAGTTTGGATGATACTAAAATGGATCATTATGCAATTGGGACTTATTTTGCTAATAATGATACTTGGGTTCCCGATAACCCGGAAGAAGATGTGGGAATTGGCTTGAAATATGATTATGGAAGATACTATGCTTCCAAGACATTTTACGACCAAAATAAAGAGAGGAGGATCTTGTGGGGTTGGATCAATGAAACTGACACTGAAGCTAATGATTTGGCAAAAGGCTGGGCCTCCGTTCAG ACGGTTCCGAGGACAGTGCTATTCGATCAGAAGACAGGCAGCAACATAATCCAATGGCCTGTGGAAGAGGTGGAAAGTTTGAGACTGGGGAGCAATGAATTTAATGACGTGCTCCTCGTACCTGGCTCTGTCGTGGAACTCGAAGTCGGCCCTGCTACACAG TTGGATATATTGGCGGAGTTTGAAGTGGAAGTGCTCGGGTCAGAGAATGGTACCGTCTCCGAGGAAGGCTGTGGTGGGGGTGCGGCGGAGAGAAGTAGTTTAGGACCATTTGGTGTGTTGGTTTTGGCTCATCAATCGCTTTCCGAGTTTACTCCTATTTACTTCAATGTTGCTAATTCAAGTAAAGGCAGTGGGGAAGCTTACTTTTGTGCCGACGAGACAAG GTCATCAAAAGCTCCTGATGTTTTCAAACAAGTTTATGGAAGCAAAATTCCTGTTTTAGAGGGTGAAAATTACTCCATGAGAGTGTTG GTGGATCACTCAATTGTGGAGAGTTTTGGACAAGGTGGGAGAAGAGTGATAACATCACGAATTTATCCAACAGAAGCAATTTATGGTGCAGCCAAGCTTTTCCTTTTCAACAATGGCACATCAGCAAATGTAAAGGCCACTGTCAAAGTATGGCAGCTCAATTCTGCCTTCATTCAACCATATTTTTGA